The nucleotide sequence GGTCAACGCCGCCAAGTAAGGCGGTTTCAGGCTGGCCGTGCAACGCGGCCGGCCGCCGGACTCGGCACATAGCCGAAGCGGGCCGGCATCTCTTCGGCGGGCTGCTCCTGCGGCACCCACACCCCTTGCTCGACGGCGTCGGCGGCCAGGTCCATGTCCAGGCTGTGCACCAGGCCGAAGCCGATGTCGGTGTCCAGGTAGAGCCGGCCCTGCTGGTCGAGGAAAGCCGCCCGGGCCCGGGCGGGACGGCCGGTGTGGGCGGCCACCGAGAAACCCGTGTGCAGCCGCCAGACCAGCGGCGTCGCCTCCAGCTCCACGTACACCCGCTGCGGCCCGTTCTGGAAGAACCACTGGCCCTGGGCGTCGCGGTCGTAGTTGCGGTGGATGAACTCGATCAGCTTCTCGTGCCGCAGCAGCGAGCCCTTGGCTTGCGGAAAAGGCCCGGCCGCCTGCGCGCGGTCGTCCCGCATGTACCAGTTGCCGCGCGCGTCCAGGCCCAGCCAGCCGTAGCAGTGCGGGACGTTGGGCCACTTGGCCATGGCCTGGCGGACGATGTCATCCATGTAGACCCATTATGGGAAGGCCGCGGGCCTGGGCGTCAGCGCAGAAACGCGTCGTAACCTGTCTTCAGGATCAGCGCGCTGACCACGGCGATGAAGACCACCCGCACGAAAGCGGCGCCGTGGCGCAGCGCCAGGTGCGTGCCCATCAGGCTGCCCGCCACGTTGGCCAGGGCCAGGGCCAGTGCGTAGTGCCACCAGACATGGCCCTTGAGCGCGAACAGCGCGAGCGCGGCCAGGTTGGTGGCGGTGTTGAGCAGCTTGGCCGCGGCGGACGCGTTGAGGAAGTCATAGCCCAGCCAGCGCACGAACAGGAACACGAAGAAGCTGCCCGTGCCCGGCCCGAAGAAGCCGTCGTAGAAGCCCAG is from Ramlibacter tataouinensis TTB310 and encodes:
- a CDS encoding DUF2946 family protein is translated as MDDIVRQAMAKWPNVPHCYGWLGLDARGNWYMRDDRAQAAGPFPQAKGSLLRHEKLIEFIHRNYDRDAQGQWFFQNGPQRVYVELEATPLVWRLHTGFSVAAHTGRPARARAAFLDQQGRLYLDTDIGFGLVHSLDMDLAADAVEQGVWVPQEQPAEEMPARFGYVPSPAAGRVARPA